The Ciceribacter thiooxidans genome window below encodes:
- a CDS encoding BrnT family toxin, giving the protein MIDWERIIGFEWDEGNARKNADKHDVSPNEAEQVFFNEPLLMVPDPRHSLDEQRIHALGHADDGRLLHITFTLRAEETRIRVISARDMSRKERSYYEQEA; this is encoded by the coding sequence ATGATTGATTGGGAACGGATCATCGGGTTCGAGTGGGACGAGGGAAATGCCCGTAAGAATGCCGACAAGCACGACGTCAGCCCGAACGAAGCGGAGCAGGTGTTTTTCAACGAACCTCTGCTGATGGTCCCAGATCCCAGGCACAGTCTGGACGAGCAGCGAATTCACGCGCTCGGCCACGCCGATGACGGAAGGTTGCTCCATATCACCTTCACGCTGCGGGCAGAAGAAACGAGAATCCGGGTGATTTCCGCCCGCGACATGAGCCGAAAGGAGCGGAGCTATTATGAGCAGGAAGCCTGA
- a CDS encoding alpha/beta fold hydrolase: MFRHTETRVSGRTIHAVEAGAETDVSVVLLHGWPQSWAAWRRVMALACDRIHVIAVDLPGVGGSLFETPFRGSGDIAATLHSFVRSRELQSVVVVGHDVGGQIAYRCARDWSSDVAAAVIMNVAVPGIPPWEEIWRNPAIWHFAFHAVPDLPEALVRQRERRYFDYFYDTIARHPARITARARAEYARAYRVPGALRTGFDWYRSFGRDAEENAAAAQSGSLVDVPLLYMRGKDEHGAIEDYLSGFRRAGFRDVRGAVIDDCGHFSPEEQPEAVWWELTRFLAIPEGPARRFQDDVASGSS; encoded by the coding sequence GTGTTCAGACACACCGAGACCCGCGTGAGCGGCAGGACAATTCATGCCGTGGAGGCCGGGGCCGAGACCGACGTTTCCGTCGTGCTTCTTCACGGCTGGCCGCAAAGCTGGGCGGCCTGGCGTCGCGTTATGGCACTTGCGTGCGACAGAATTCACGTGATTGCGGTCGATCTTCCGGGGGTCGGGGGATCGCTGTTCGAAACACCGTTTCGGGGGAGTGGCGACATCGCCGCGACCTTGCACAGTTTCGTGCGCAGTAGAGAACTGCAGTCCGTCGTGGTCGTCGGGCACGACGTAGGCGGGCAGATCGCTTATCGCTGTGCGCGCGACTGGTCGAGCGACGTTGCCGCCGCCGTCATCATGAACGTCGCTGTTCCCGGCATTCCTCCCTGGGAGGAGATCTGGAGGAATCCGGCGATCTGGCATTTCGCCTTCCATGCCGTACCCGACCTTCCGGAAGCGTTGGTCAGGCAACGCGAACGTCGATATTTCGACTATTTCTACGACACGATTGCACGCCATCCGGCGAGGATAACGGCGCGAGCGCGTGCCGAGTACGCTCGCGCCTATCGCGTGCCGGGTGCACTCAGGACGGGCTTTGACTGGTACCGCTCTTTCGGTCGGGATGCCGAGGAGAATGCCGCCGCAGCGCAGTCGGGAAGTCTGGTCGACGTTCCGCTTCTATACATGAGAGGCAAGGACGAACACGGCGCAATCGAGGACTATCTGAGTGGCTTTCGACGCGCAGGATTTCGAGACGTTCGTGGCGCAGTCATAGACGATTGTGGGCATTTTTCGCCCGAGGAACAACCCGAAGCCGTCTGGTGGGAGCTGACGCGTTTTCTCGCCATCCCGGAAGGTCCAGCACGCAGGTTCCAGGATGACGTCGCCTCAGGTTCGTCCTGA
- a CDS encoding saccharopine dehydrogenase family protein, with product MRKNVLIVGAGGVAQVVAHKCAQNNDVLGDIHIASRTKAKCDAIIASVHEKKAMKEPGALEAHALDALDIEATKALIKSTKSEIVINVGTAFLNMSVLRACMDTGVAYIDTAIHEEPNKICETPPWYGNYEWKRADECKEKGITAILGAGFDPGVVNAYARLAKDEYLDKVTDIDIVDINAGSHGKYFATNFDPEINFREFTGVVYSWQGGEWKVNKMFEIGKDYDLPVVGTRRAYLCGHDEVHSLAKNMDGADVRFWMGFGDHYINVFTVLKSIGLLSEQPVKLADGSEVVPLKVVKACLPDPASLAPNYEGKTCIGDYVKGFKDGKEKTVFLYNVADHKEAFNEVGSQGISYTAGVPPVAAAMLVATGEWDVKQMANVEELPPKPFINLLNKIGLPTRIQDEDGDRAVEF from the coding sequence ATGAGAAAGAATGTACTCATCGTCGGCGCCGGTGGCGTCGCACAGGTCGTGGCGCACAAATGCGCGCAGAACAACGACGTGCTCGGCGACATCCACATCGCCTCGCGCACGAAGGCGAAGTGCGACGCGATCATCGCCTCGGTTCACGAAAAGAAGGCGATGAAAGAGCCCGGCGCGCTCGAAGCCCATGCGCTCGACGCACTCGACATCGAGGCCACCAAGGCGCTCATCAAGTCGACCAAGTCCGAGATCGTCATCAATGTCGGCACGGCGTTCCTCAACATGTCGGTGCTGCGCGCCTGCATGGACACCGGCGTCGCCTATATCGACACCGCGATCCACGAAGAGCCGAACAAGATCTGCGAGACGCCGCCGTGGTACGGGAACTACGAGTGGAAGCGCGCCGACGAGTGCAAGGAAAAGGGCATCACCGCCATCCTCGGCGCCGGCTTCGACCCGGGTGTCGTCAACGCCTATGCGCGGCTTGCCAAAGACGAATATCTCGACAAGGTGACCGACATCGACATCGTCGACATCAATGCCGGCAGCCACGGCAAGTACTTCGCCACCAACTTCGACCCGGAAATCAACTTCCGCGAGTTCACCGGCGTCGTCTATTCCTGGCAGGGCGGCGAATGGAAGGTCAACAAAATGTTCGAGATCGGCAAGGACTACGACCTGCCGGTCGTCGGCACCCGCCGCGCCTATCTCTGCGGCCATGACGAAGTGCACTCGCTGGCGAAGAACATGGACGGCGCCGACGTGCGCTTCTGGATGGGCTTCGGCGACCACTACATCAACGTCTTCACCGTGCTGAAGTCGATCGGCCTCCTCTCGGAGCAGCCGGTGAAGCTCGCCGACGGTTCCGAAGTCGTGCCGCTCAAGGTCGTCAAGGCCTGCCTGCCGGACCCGGCCTCGCTTGCCCCCAACTACGAAGGCAAGACCTGCATCGGCGACTATGTGAAGGGCTTCAAGGACGGCAAGGAAAAGACCGTCTTCCTCTACAACGTCGCCGACCACAAGGAAGCCTTTAACGAAGTGGGCAGCCAGGGCATCAGCTACACGGCAGGCGTCCCGCCCGTCGCAGCAGCCATGCTCGTCGCCACCGGCGAATGGGATGTGAAGCAGATGGCGAACGTCGAAGAACTGCCGCCGAAGCCGTTCATCAACCTCCTGAACAAGATCGGCCTGCCGACGCGGATTCAGGACGAGGATGGTGATAGGGCCGTGGAGTTCTGA